The following coding sequences are from one Candidatus Nitrosopumilus sp. SW window:
- a CDS encoding ATP/GTP-binding protein, with product MKTIFVSGTAGSGKSLLSSKLYDYYTKNGAFTSILNLDPGVENLPYSCDIDVRDFVDIVSIMQQYDLGPNGALVMAADLIASKIDEIQNEVNRVNPDYLIVDTPGQIELFAYRSSGRFLIDNITSEEKTSIFLFDGALITTPVNFVSIALLATSIRLRLNLPTVNVLTKTDLIGANLKKILQWSTSLNTLENAIAKDADGDTYALTTNILRGLNLSGFAQGLIPISNVTGEGFVNLEGALSRILNLGEEVED from the coding sequence TTGAAGACCATTTTTGTTTCTGGGACTGCTGGTTCAGGAAAATCATTACTATCATCAAAATTGTATGATTACTATACAAAGAATGGAGCATTTACATCCATTTTGAATTTAGACCCAGGAGTAGAGAATTTACCATACAGTTGTGATATTGATGTAAGAGATTTTGTAGATATTGTTTCTATCATGCAACAATATGATCTTGGTCCCAATGGCGCACTAGTTATGGCAGCTGATTTAATTGCATCAAAGATTGATGAGATTCAAAATGAAGTAAACAGAGTTAATCCAGATTACCTTATAGTTGATACTCCAGGACAAATTGAATTATTTGCATATCGTTCTAGTGGACGTTTTCTCATAGATAACATCACATCTGAAGAAAAAACAAGTATCTTTCTTTTTGATGGTGCTTTAATTACTACACCAGTAAATTTTGTTTCAATTGCACTTCTTGCAACATCAATTAGATTACGATTGAATTTACCCACAGTTAACGTACTAACAAAAACTGATCTTATTGGAGCAAATCTCAAAAAGATTCTACAGTGGTCAACTAGTTTGAATACGTTAGAAAATGCTATTGCAAAAGACGCTGATGGTGATACCTATGCTTTGACTACAAATATTTTGAGAGGGTTAAATCTTAGTGGATTTGCACAAGGATTAATTCCAATTTCAAATGTAACAGGTGAAGGATTTGTAAATCTAGAAGGAGCTCTAAGCAGAATTCTTAATTTGGGTGAGGAGGTAGAAGACTAG
- a CDS encoding homoserine kinase, whose translation MVSKITVKAPSSTANLGPGFDVFGLAIDAFYDEVTLTKTKSGITIVTQDNIPTNPENNTAGLVVKNMKKKFKIKNGIEIKIKKGVPAGFGMGSSAASAAATAVAFDKLFGLKLDGNSLVEYAGYGEKASAGSVHYDNVAASVLGGFVIVKTNPLQVTRIEPPTNLRMCVAVPKLDVPKKKTKVSRGVIPKKIKLTDSILNLSNASTIVAGFLKKDPELIGNSIKDVIVEPARQHMIPGFAKVKQNALKAGALGVTISGAGPSVIAFSKSSADLKKISLAMSKGFSSANTKCQTVICKPSKGAADKRK comes from the coding sequence GTGGTATCAAAAATTACAGTAAAAGCACCTTCTTCTACAGCAAATTTAGGTCCAGGATTTGATGTGTTTGGGTTGGCAATAGATGCATTTTATGATGAAGTAACCTTGACTAAAACTAAAAGCGGGATAACAATTGTAACCCAAGACAACATTCCAACAAATCCAGAAAACAATACTGCAGGATTAGTTGTAAAAAATATGAAAAAAAAATTCAAGATAAAAAATGGAATAGAAATTAAAATCAAAAAAGGAGTTCCTGCAGGGTTTGGAATGGGAAGTAGTGCCGCATCTGCAGCTGCTACTGCAGTAGCATTTGATAAGTTATTTGGATTAAAGTTGGATGGAAATTCTTTGGTAGAGTATGCAGGATATGGTGAAAAAGCTAGTGCAGGATCAGTTCATTACGACAATGTTGCAGCCTCTGTTTTGGGTGGATTTGTAATTGTAAAAACAAATCCATTACAAGTAACTAGAATCGAACCACCAACAAATCTTAGAATGTGCGTTGCTGTTCCAAAACTTGATGTACCAAAAAAGAAAACCAAAGTTTCTAGAGGAGTTATTCCAAAGAAAATAAAATTAACAGACAGTATTTTGAATTTATCAAATGCGTCAACTATTGTGGCAGGATTTTTGAAAAAAGATCCAGAATTAATTGGAAATTCAATTAAAGATGTAATTGTAGAACCTGCAAGACAACATATGATTCCAGGATTTGCTAAAGTCAAACAAAACGCTCTAAAAGCAGGTGCATTAGGCGTGACAATTAGTGGTGCAGGACCTTCAGTAATTGCATTTTCAAAGAGTTCTGCAGATTTAAAAAAAATTAGCTTAGCAATGTCAAAAGGATTTTCATCAGCAAACACAAAATGCCAAACAGTAATCTGTAAACCAAGTAAAGGCGCTGCAGATAAAAGAAAATAA
- a CDS encoding 7-cyano-7-deazaguanine synthase, protein MKKAVVVFSGGVDSVCAVSFLKSKYELYGITFSYGQKANMEISAAKSFAKKLGLKQHKIIDIGFMKELYGDSNVLTSSKRKIPSKFEYSIVVPIRNAVFLSVASAWAYTLNASLVVYGAHTGDKHYPDCRPIFAKKLEAAFNQGEIDGINSKLRKKIEIWSPYREGLSKSDLLRRGKTVLGDSIFRTWSCYSNKKLHCGVCESCNNRKIAFEKAGISDKTKYLK, encoded by the coding sequence ATGAAAAAAGCTGTAGTTGTATTTAGTGGAGGGGTTGACTCTGTTTGTGCAGTATCATTTCTAAAATCAAAGTATGAGTTGTATGGAATTACATTTTCATATGGACAAAAAGCAAATATGGAAATTTCTGCTGCAAAATCTTTTGCAAAGAAACTAGGACTAAAACAACACAAGATTATAGATATTGGTTTTATGAAAGAATTGTATGGCGATTCTAATGTTTTGACGAGTTCCAAGAGAAAAATTCCGAGTAAATTCGAGTATTCAATAGTAGTACCAATTAGAAACGCAGTTTTTCTCTCAGTTGCATCTGCATGGGCATATACTCTAAATGCATCTCTAGTTGTGTATGGCGCACATACAGGAGACAAACATTATCCTGATTGCAGACCTATTTTTGCAAAGAAACTAGAAGCTGCATTCAACCAAGGTGAAATTGATGGAATTAATTCAAAATTAAGAAAGAAGATAGAGATTTGGTCTCCTTATAGAGAAGGATTATCAAAAAGTGATTTGCTAAGGAGGGGTAAAACAGTGCTAGGTGATTCTATCTTTAGAACATGGAGTTGTTATTCAAACAAAAAACTTCATTGTGGTGTTTGTGAGTCTTGTAATAACAGGAAAATTGCATTTGAAAAAGCAGGAATTTCAGATAAAACAAAATATCTAAAATAA
- the folE gene encoding GTP cyclohydrolase I FolE, with amino-acid sequence MDEERVKKLVRELIIEVGEDPTREGLRETPERIANMYKEIFSGYDSDSELAVQFSEDSDVVVARDIQFYSMCEHHMLPFFGKIHIAYSPNGRVFGISKLVRLVEKYSKRLQIQERLTKNIADELYSQGVKGVVVLADAEHLCMKMRGVRNDATLSSSAFRGIYENKDEKEGIMTLIRKRASDSSF; translated from the coding sequence ATGGATGAAGAACGTGTAAAGAAACTTGTCCGAGAGTTGATAATTGAAGTTGGCGAAGATCCTACCCGTGAGGGTCTAAGAGAAACTCCCGAAAGAATTGCAAACATGTACAAAGAAATTTTCTCTGGATATGATTCTGATTCGGAATTAGCTGTTCAATTCTCAGAAGATTCTGATGTGGTTGTAGCACGTGATATTCAATTCTATTCCATGTGTGAGCATCATATGCTTCCATTCTTTGGTAAAATTCACATTGCATATTCTCCAAATGGTAGAGTTTTTGGAATCTCCAAACTTGTGAGATTGGTAGAAAAATACTCAAAACGACTACAAATTCAAGAACGATTAACAAAGAACATTGCAGATGAACTATATTCTCAAGGTGTTAAAGGAGTTGTAGTTTTAGCTGATGCAGAACATCTTTGTATGAAGATGCGTGGTGTTAGAAACGATGCAACTCTCTCCTCCTCAGCATTTAGAGGAATTTATGAAAATAAAGACGAAAAAGAAGGCATTATGACCTTAATTAGAAAACGTGCTTCTGATTCCTCCTTTTAA
- a CDS encoding 7-carboxy-7-deazaguanine synthase QueE — protein MKVRLFEIFTSVEGEGILYGTKTLFVRLAGCPFTCFYCDTKESLPLDSGTEYSIEEANQLIDSNLKNQTYKVNFTGGDPLIQHQAVALLAKHIQDKKIPTYLESSCFDIDRFNHVLPFIDIVKIEFKTKDSDFVDSQHYEKLIGHTMKCLESSVRAKKTTYIKVVVSSKTKPGDFQELVNQIFDIVSKDNIDGFIIQPTYGVAEPSLDLLLSLYDVVFPHYNEVKVVPQLHKFIGAP, from the coding sequence TTGAAAGTCAGACTATTTGAGATATTTACATCTGTAGAAGGAGAAGGTATTCTTTATGGAACAAAGACACTTTTTGTAAGACTAGCTGGTTGTCCTTTTACTTGTTTTTACTGTGATACAAAGGAATCTCTTCCACTTGACTCTGGAACAGAATATTCTATTGAAGAAGCAAATCAACTAATTGACTCTAATCTGAAAAACCAAACATACAAAGTAAATTTCACAGGTGGTGACCCACTCATTCAACACCAAGCAGTTGCACTACTTGCTAAACACATTCAAGACAAAAAAATTCCAACATATCTAGAATCATCCTGCTTTGATATTGATAGATTCAATCATGTTTTGCCCTTTATTGATATTGTAAAAATTGAATTCAAAACAAAAGATTCAGATTTTGTTGACTCTCAACACTATGAGAAATTAATTGGTCATACTATGAAGTGTTTAGAATCATCTGTGCGTGCAAAGAAAACAACTTACATCAAAGTAGTTGTTAGTTCTAAAACCAAACCTGGTGATTTTCAAGAATTAGTAAATCAAATCTTTGATATTGTATCAAAAGATAATATTGATGGATTCATCATCCAACCAACATATGGTGTTGCAGAGCCTTCGCTAGATTTGTTGTTGAGTTTGTATGATGTTGTTTTTCCACACTATAATGAAGTGAAAGTTGTTCCTCAATTACACAAATTCATTGGTGCACCATAG
- a CDS encoding MarR family transcriptional regulator, producing the protein MNPQIVPIHRTESREDGMLFVRTDNIIDTMVNAPLIVAGLLVVALTMPLQTSFATTRTLDLIINSDGSTNISSQIDVDSSNFELSLFGPSIDNFVALGEDGTVLSGNIIEDKVMIQTSDYSSITVNYDIHDLISKEGRVWTFSFDSPTKYSLLMPENSVIVGMDILPENMEQLDSQIKLEIPVGPAKIDYIFSTPIETPTTTSESSFDSVTIGLIVGPIAAAAIASVIVAKKRQSRPQLQTEVIQITPKSTTDSVNPDTIFSLRPDMREDDKEIVRFISENGGEVFESDLRKKFLQPRTTMWRAVKRLERLGVVEIYKKDLLNMVKLRNDLEEEN; encoded by the coding sequence ATGAATCCCCAAATCGTACCAATTCATAGGACAGAGTCTCGAGAAGATGGAATGCTTTTTGTAAGGACTGATAATATCATCGATACAATGGTTAATGCACCTCTTATCGTTGCAGGATTGCTAGTTGTAGCACTAACGATGCCTTTGCAGACCTCATTTGCCACTACTCGAACTCTTGATCTAATCATAAATTCTGATGGTTCTACAAATATCTCATCTCAAATTGATGTAGATTCTTCAAACTTTGAACTAAGTCTTTTTGGTCCATCTATTGATAATTTTGTTGCACTTGGAGAAGATGGTACTGTTCTATCTGGAAATATTATTGAAGACAAGGTAATGATTCAAACAAGTGATTATTCTTCTATTACCGTTAACTATGATATTCATGATCTAATTTCTAAGGAAGGCAGAGTCTGGACATTTTCATTTGATTCTCCTACAAAATACTCTCTATTAATGCCAGAAAATTCTGTAATTGTGGGAATGGATATCTTACCTGAAAATATGGAGCAATTAGATTCCCAAATTAAACTAGAAATCCCTGTTGGTCCTGCAAAAATTGATTATATCTTTAGCACTCCAATCGAAACCCCTACAACCACATCAGAATCTTCATTTGATTCTGTTACTATTGGTCTGATAGTTGGTCCAATTGCAGCAGCTGCAATCGCTTCAGTAATTGTAGCAAAAAAGAGACAATCAAGACCTCAATTGCAAACCGAAGTTATACAAATCACTCCAAAATCAACAACTGATTCAGTAAATCCTGATACAATTTTCAGTCTTAGACCTGACATGAGAGAAGATGATAAAGAGATTGTCAGATTCATTTCTGAGAATGGTGGTGAAGTGTTTGAAAGTGATTTGAGAAAAAAGTTCCTTCAACCAAGAACCACCATGTGGAGAGCAGTCAAAAGACTAGAAAGACTAGGCGTAGTTGAAATCTACAAAAAAGATCTTCTAAATATGGTCAAATTACGAAACGATTTGGAGGAAGAAAATTGA
- a CDS encoding winged helix-turn-helix domain-containing protein: MSKQQYRSEMGIMGDILNVTADGGREGIIVSAISRKANLSHYAVLDKCEKLVEAGLVESVKNDRNRVFQITEKGLQFFQEFKRFQGLVESMNLRY, translated from the coding sequence ATGTCAAAACAACAATACAGGTCCGAAATGGGCATCATGGGTGATATCCTAAACGTTACTGCTGATGGCGGTCGTGAAGGAATCATTGTATCTGCAATATCTCGCAAAGCCAACCTATCTCACTATGCAGTACTAGACAAATGTGAGAAACTGGTAGAAGCAGGCTTAGTCGAGTCTGTCAAAAACGACAGAAATAGAGTCTTTCAAATCACTGAAAAAGGACTTCAGTTTTTCCAGGAATTCAAGAGATTTCAGGGACTCGTGGAGAGCATGAACCTAAGGTATTAG
- a CDS encoding transcriptional regulator, translating to MFDKFKKEEGEEMVEERPDENTVQGTSESTVSETPSQIGIGELMGKRAQLEEAIDYVGLMIKNLKDKRTILEKDIEEESVDIKNLKEKLQKVNEYIEEENRGISELAEKRKQVEAEADEVGTIINNLREKLSGVDRIIDDEGSRVRKIKESRESSE from the coding sequence ATGTTTGATAAATTCAAGAAAGAAGAGGGCGAAGAAATGGTAGAAGAGAGACCTGATGAAAATACTGTACAAGGGACTTCAGAATCTACAGTTTCAGAGACTCCAAGTCAGATTGGAATTGGAGAATTAATGGGAAAACGCGCTCAGCTTGAAGAGGCAATTGATTATGTTGGTTTAATGATTAAGAATCTCAAAGACAAGCGAACTATACTTGAAAAAGACATTGAAGAGGAGTCAGTAGATATCAAGAATCTCAAAGAGAAACTCCAAAAGGTCAACGAGTACATTGAGGAAGAAAACAGGGGAATTTCAGAACTTGCTGAGAAGAGAAAGCAGGTCGAAGCCGAAGCTGATGAAGTAGGTACCATAATCAATAATTTACGGGAGAAACTATCAGGTGTTGATAGAATTATTGATGATGAAGGCAGTAGAGTCAGAAAAATAAAAGAATCTCGAGAATCATCAGAGTAG
- a CDS encoding Ig-like domain-containing protein, with the protein MQKVPGIFLYTVLISGGLFSSFAFAQEFPIAEDDFYSVDEDSLLTVEPIGILGNDTNTTNEPLNAILLTDVNFGTLTFHHNGNFTYQPNENSVNTDSFTYVANNGTDNSNEATVIIFVNPINDAPVAQNDHVETQQNVPIRIDVLENDFDVDNDSLNIFLQNDPSEIRGFVEIQESEVLFTPLAGFVGNTTFSYWTSDGEDISNSANVTISVIEVDEESNDSLFEEIFEQIQLIFDKVLALENEITQLKEENALLEERISTLEAFHRTETSGNNEKVTICHKGKNTITISTNALLAHLNHGDTKGNCTNDVSSNSFSTVTSPVTPQITFSNEKVDVCHNGKATLSLPGNAARHHLEHHDDDYLGQCTPNSTSQLEAEKLAKQQADQKQRDAKKAAQEAEKLAKQQADQKQRDAKKAAQEAEKLAKQQADQKQRDAEKAQKEKEKLSKLESKENGPKSK; encoded by the coding sequence ATGCAAAAAGTTCCAGGAATATTCTTGTATACTGTACTAATTTCAGGAGGTTTATTCTCTAGTTTTGCGTTTGCTCAAGAATTTCCAATTGCAGAAGATGACTTTTACTCTGTTGATGAGGATTCCCTTCTAACTGTTGAGCCTATTGGAATATTGGGAAACGATACCAACACCACAAATGAACCATTAAATGCAATTCTTCTAACTGATGTTAATTTTGGAACTTTGACATTCCATCATAATGGTAATTTTACTTATCAGCCAAATGAAAATTCTGTTAATACTGATTCATTTACTTATGTAGCAAATAATGGAACTGACAACAGCAATGAAGCTACCGTAATAATTTTTGTTAATCCAATTAATGATGCACCTGTTGCACAAAATGATCATGTTGAAACTCAACAAAACGTCCCTATTCGTATAGATGTTCTTGAAAATGATTTTGATGTAGATAATGATTCATTGAATATCTTTTTACAAAATGATCCATCAGAAATTAGAGGATTTGTTGAAATCCAAGAATCTGAAGTTTTGTTTACCCCTCTAGCAGGATTTGTTGGAAATACGACATTTTCTTATTGGACATCTGATGGAGAAGATATCAGTAATTCTGCAAATGTAACAATATCTGTAATTGAAGTTGATGAGGAATCAAATGACTCTCTATTTGAGGAAATTTTTGAGCAAATCCAATTAATTTTTGATAAAGTTCTAGCATTAGAAAATGAAATAACTCAACTCAAAGAAGAAAATGCCTTACTTGAAGAAAGAATTTCTACACTTGAAGCATTTCATAGAACTGAGACATCAGGAAATAATGAAAAGGTAACCATCTGTCATAAAGGTAAAAACACTATAACAATTTCTACAAATGCATTACTTGCACATCTTAATCATGGTGATACAAAAGGTAACTGTACAAATGATGTTTCCTCTAACTCATTTTCAACCGTAACATCACCTGTTACACCACAAATCACATTCTCAAATGAGAAAGTTGATGTATGTCACAACGGAAAAGCAACTCTATCTCTCCCAGGAAATGCTGCAAGACATCACTTGGAGCATCATGATGATGACTATCTAGGTCAATGTACTCCTAATTCTACATCTCAACTAGAAGCTGAAAAACTAGCAAAACAACAAGCTGACCAAAAACAAAGAGATGCAAAGAAAGCTGCTCAAGAAGCTGAAAAACTAGCAAAACAACAAGCTGACCAAAAACAAAGAGATGCAAAGAAAGCTGCTCAAGAAGCTGAAAAACTAGCAAAACAACAAGCTGACCAAAAACAAAGAGATGCTGAGAAAGCTCAGAAAGAAAAAGAGAAGTTATCTAAATTAGAATCAAAGGAAAATGGACCAAAATCCAAATAA
- a CDS encoding Snf7 family protein, whose protein sequence is MANLSNKWTKPPTTSIGEKISDTVKPKGALKPRVQEGVKRLRLQIQKLDKMLSGLQERDGQLFARIVEATQKHDTQTSKVLGNELAEIRKVIKIMSSARIALEQIELRLTTFSDLGDTVVAIMPTMGLMKNLKSSLGKVMPGAEAEIGQMAEMLGGFMTESFSGDAAFGMDESTNAESDAILKEAAAVAESSAGQMFPSVPTQSTASTESSSKFY, encoded by the coding sequence ATGGCTAATTTGAGTAACAAGTGGACAAAACCACCTACTACTAGCATAGGTGAAAAAATTAGTGATACTGTAAAGCCAAAAGGCGCTCTAAAACCACGAGTTCAAGAAGGAGTCAAAAGATTACGATTACAGATTCAAAAATTAGATAAAATGTTATCTGGATTACAAGAGCGTGACGGACAACTATTTGCAAGAATTGTAGAAGCAACTCAGAAACATGATACTCAAACAAGTAAAGTTTTAGGAAATGAACTAGCAGAAATTAGAAAAGTTATCAAAATTATGAGCAGTGCAAGAATTGCTCTTGAACAAATTGAATTACGATTAACAACATTTAGTGATCTTGGAGATACTGTGGTAGCTATCATGCCGACAATGGGATTAATGAAGAATCTCAAATCATCACTAGGTAAAGTGATGCCTGGAGCAGAAGCTGAAATTGGCCAAATGGCTGAAATGTTAGGCGGATTTATGACTGAGAGTTTCTCAGGTGATGCAGCATTTGGAATGGATGAATCTACAAACGCTGAATCTGATGCAATACTCAAAGAAGCTGCAGCAGTAGCTGAGAGTTCTGCAGGACAAATGTTCCCATCAGTTCCAACACAATCAACTGCATCTACAGAATCTTCCTCCAAATTTTACTAG
- a CDS encoding SDR family NAD(P)-dependent oxidoreductase yields the protein MSLSGKVALVTGGSRGIGFATAKVLSDNGASVVITGKDQKRLEKSACEISNSFAIVADVRKTDDVKNAIKKTVEKFGRLDILVNNAGVFPRIKKLHEIEEEEWNEVLDVNLTGPYRVTKEAIPHLQKTSGSIINISSDAGLKAYQGFNADAYSATKAALIVLTKCWALEYSKDKIRVNCICPGVVDTDMTKPFVKTQKDRDFMDAEHPLGRIGKPEEVAKAALYFASDDASWTTGAILAVDGGESTK from the coding sequence TTGAGTTTATCAGGTAAAGTTGCCCTTGTAACTGGTGGAAGTAGAGGAATTGGATTTGCCACTGCAAAAGTTTTGTCAGATAATGGAGCCAGTGTAGTAATTACAGGAAAAGATCAAAAGCGATTAGAAAAATCAGCTTGTGAAATTTCTAATTCGTTTGCAATAGTAGCTGATGTTAGAAAAACAGACGATGTAAAAAATGCAATAAAAAAAACTGTAGAGAAATTTGGAAGGTTAGATATTCTTGTAAACAATGCAGGAGTGTTTCCAAGAATCAAAAAATTACATGAAATTGAAGAAGAAGAATGGAATGAGGTTTTAGACGTAAATCTTACAGGACCATACAGAGTTACAAAAGAGGCAATTCCTCATTTACAGAAAACATCTGGTTCAATAATTAACATTTCATCAGATGCTGGACTAAAAGCATATCAAGGATTTAATGCTGATGCATATTCTGCAACAAAGGCTGCATTAATTGTACTAACAAAATGTTGGGCACTTGAATATTCCAAAGATAAGATTAGAGTTAATTGCATTTGTCCTGGAGTAGTAGATACAGATATGACAAAACCATTTGTAAAAACTCAAAAAGATAGAGATTTTATGGATGCAGAACACCCATTAGGCAGAATTGGAAAACCTGAAGAAGTAGCAAAGGCGGCACTTTATTTTGCCTCAGATGATGCATCGTGGACTACAGGAGCAATTTTAGCAGTAGATGGAGGAGAATCTACAAAATAA
- a CDS encoding 3'(2'),5'-bisphosphate nucleotidase CysQ, which yields MKDIPISDKIPELDIAIKAALGAGNTILEIYKGEFEEFTKKDDSPITEADLKSNEIIKGILSQTKHKILSEEDNDDQTRLSEDTIWIVDPLDGTSDFIDKTGEFTVMIALVKNKKPILGVIGWPTEKTLFVAQEGKGAFRYSNEEWRKIRVTTTKEIPKCRTVGSRHHLSDKEKAFIKKLGIEDFTSIGSSLKVGKIASGEAEAYITTTDKMKEWDSAASHCIISEAGGKMTDMLGNEISYNNKEVHHKNGILVTNGIIHQTIVDEFKKLE from the coding sequence TTGAAAGACATACCAATTTCTGATAAGATTCCTGAATTAGATATTGCTATCAAGGCAGCATTAGGTGCTGGAAATACAATTTTAGAGATCTACAAAGGAGAATTTGAAGAGTTTACAAAAAAAGATGACTCCCCAATCACGGAAGCGGATCTAAAAAGTAATGAAATAATCAAAGGAATTCTGTCTCAAACAAAACACAAAATTCTATCTGAAGAAGATAATGATGATCAAACTAGGTTATCTGAGGACACAATCTGGATAGTTGACCCATTAGATGGCACTTCTGACTTTATTGATAAAACGGGTGAGTTTACCGTTATGATAGCACTTGTAAAAAACAAAAAGCCAATTCTTGGTGTAATAGGTTGGCCAACTGAAAAAACATTATTTGTTGCACAAGAAGGGAAGGGTGCATTTAGGTATTCAAATGAAGAATGGAGAAAAATTAGAGTAACTACAACTAAGGAGATTCCAAAATGTAGAACTGTGGGTTCAAGACATCATCTATCAGATAAAGAAAAAGCCTTTATCAAAAAATTGGGAATTGAAGATTTTACAAGTATAGGGAGTTCATTAAAAGTTGGAAAAATTGCATCAGGTGAAGCTGAAGCATACATTACAACTACAGACAAAATGAAAGAATGGGATTCAGCTGCATCACATTGTATAATTTCTGAGGCTGGAGGAAAAATGACAGATATGTTAGGAAATGAGATTTCATATAACAATAAGGAAGTTCACCACAAAAATGGAATTCTAGTTACAAATGGGATTATTCATCAAACAATAGTTGATGAATTTAAAAAATTAGAGTAG
- the cysC gene encoding adenylyl-sulfate kinase, with protein MKPFVLWMTGLPCSGKTTIVKDLQKDIPNLAMLDGDELREWFSPKDFSKAGRDEHNKKVAHLAKLLLKHGVPSAVSLVSPYLENRENARAIIDAGDQFAECYVKCSLEECEKRDVKGMYAKARKGEIKGFTGIDDPYEAPEKADLIVDTENESLDDSANKVKEFLKSRNLL; from the coding sequence ATGAAACCTTTTGTTCTTTGGATGACTGGTCTTCCATGTTCAGGAAAGACTACCATCGTAAAAGACTTGCAAAAAGATATTCCAAATTTGGCAATGCTTGATGGAGATGAACTCAGAGAATGGTTTTCTCCAAAAGATTTCTCCAAAGCAGGACGTGATGAACATAACAAAAAAGTTGCACACTTGGCAAAACTATTGTTAAAACATGGTGTTCCAAGTGCAGTATCTCTAGTTTCACCATATCTTGAGAATAGAGAAAATGCTAGAGCTATTATTGATGCAGGTGATCAGTTTGCAGAATGCTACGTCAAATGTTCACTAGAAGAATGTGAGAAAAGAGACGTCAAAGGCATGTATGCCAAAGCAAGAAAAGGAGAGATCAAAGGATTTACAGGAATTGATGATCCTTATGAAGCTCCTGAAAAAGCAGACCTCATAGTTGATACAGAAAATGAATCACTTGATGATAGTGCAAACAAAGTAAAGGAATTTCTTAAATCAAGAAACCTACTCTAA
- a CDS encoding hemerythrin domain-containing protein, translating to MSGTETLREDHKQIRRLEKVIIKCYTELYAGKDIPFSDIDKITLIIEEFLDSIHYSREEDSYFPCVATYDHLKQEIRGLLIEHEFSRRIALQIKKHLKRWKEGEDAREPVARYLKTYSVYLMDHMNKEEDFFDKAEAEVLSKEEEIDMYEQFRSVMTISKKLEDMIKEIEYLENQSWVQN from the coding sequence TTGAGTGGCACTGAGACATTACGCGAAGATCATAAACAAATACGAAGATTAGAAAAAGTCATCATAAAATGCTATACAGAACTTTATGCAGGAAAAGATATTCCTTTTTCTGATATTGATAAAATCACATTAATTATTGAAGAATTTTTAGATTCTATTCACTATTCTAGAGAAGAAGATTCCTATTTTCCATGTGTTGCAACATATGATCACCTAAAACAAGAGATTAGAGGCTTGTTAATTGAGCATGAATTTTCTAGACGAATTGCATTACAAATTAAAAAACATCTTAAAAGATGGAAAGAAGGTGAGGATGCAAGAGAACCTGTTGCTCGATATCTCAAGACATATTCTGTGTATCTTATGGATCATATGAATAAGGAAGAAGATTTTTTTGATAAAGCAGAAGCTGAAGTTTTGTCAAAAGAAGAAGAGATTGACATGTATGAGCAATTCAGATCTGTTATGACAATTTCAAAAAAATTGGAAGATATGATTAAAGAGATTGAATATTTAGAAAATCAATCTTGGGTTCAAAATTAA